In Ammospiza caudacuta isolate bAmmCau1 chromosome Z, bAmmCau1.pri, whole genome shotgun sequence, the genomic stretch AAAACAGCCAGAGGAGCTCTCTgactcaggaaatgcagagagaggtggagttactcagttttgtgaagaacaggcaccagggagactttattgccactttccaagacttcagagtggctttgaagaaagtgagggacatattttttaacagggccagttacaataggatgtgggtgaatatttttaaacacaaacagGATCTAATCATAACTTGTTTACTCAGAGCATGGTGTGACTCTGGCACTGGTTGCCCGCAAGAGCTtacaggtgccccatccctgcaaccattccggctccagtgggaaagggctctgagaaacctgatctctttgaagatgtccctgctcattgcaggacactttcACCAGAGGACCTTTacagggccctggcagcccagcccagtctaggattcctcatcattttcatttgaagagcaccaagaatggaggtgaggaggaagggggctcatctgatGCCTTggacttgagtggaggaggagcccatgccTCAGaacctgtttcacctgcagccccttcccattttacctgcaggagctccctggcagaccagcgctgctcctcgtctctctgcaggcagcagctcaggaagtcacgcaggcAAGGCGAGAATCggttgggctgctgcagccgtggggtccctactgtggctatcagttgtgtagcctggagaaaaaggagacaccaggctccacttgctgctttcacatctctaagtgctctcccacctccctttttttaacctctgttcttcagtggcagtttctgccctggcagagacccagagatcattttcctttaccaaccagaaaacccaaacctgatgcagccacagcttttccaccatcccacagatcttgccttggcagctgatttcattgactgTGCTAGTTAATGGGAACTACATCAGAAAACGCACATTTGCTTCCATAAGGATTCACACCAGCTTGAGaggctttttggaagagggactgtgCTATAcaaactaatttcaagggttagtacatgaaaggcatgtctgcagtgcttgttggtcctttaagcgcacgtgcccaagaacaaaactcatcataccttttgtgctttttttgaaaacaatggtaattggaaggaaagaaagggaatcCATCAATTAATCCCCAGGtaaggaaataaacatttgCAATCTCATCTTCAACAGAGACACATttagatgcctgcacaaatgtattgggatgaaaattgCTGCTTGGGCACaaaggagccacctgcagctctgtctcagcagtctgaaaattgcagcttcccattttgcagcaaaagaaaaactgtcatggtcagaagaaggagaggtgccATCCCTATGGCCACCCTCTGGTCATTTGGctactcaagtcaatgcattaatgataggcccatgccagaaaggGCCTGGAAAGAAACGGGCAGGCTCTCcgcatcaccaggctctggcttggtgacacagagaATGTGCCTttggctaggagagaaacacagtgactgagtgtttcagcagcactgtacaggaagcagaagagactcagtGGCCTTTACACTCTCATGCCCAGGTTTCaggcatgtttcccagtgagaagaaactgtaCAGGGAGTTAGGTTCATCTCTAAAGACcacagttttagaaactttgttgtgtttgtgttgccttccttcatttctggaaagataacagcaGTTGTCAGATGCTTCTTTTCTGCTATTAAGGCCATCTCCACAGCCAAAGGACTGGAACCACTTAAaagccaaaggaaagtgttgccTGAGAAgagagtttgtttggagtttgtttgcatgtggtaaggcttgagttgccccactgctgaaaccaaaactacagcagatgctgatgtgttgcagacACATTtttaggaggggaccttggtggaagtagttcagGCAGATGGCAATGGGCTTTTGTCCAATGGCAcgcaggacaagggacaggtgagaaagacagtgggatcagtgagtatttgctccttaccgtgatGGGACTTTGGTTCCAGTAGGGAGGTTCTTGTTCGATCATTTCAATCCCCAcgattccaaaagaccatatgtccactttgggacCATATGGTTGACTTGTCAGCACTTCTGGCGCCagccaccaaggagtcccgactaccgagcaccgtctgctctgctcagggctgagctgagtagagaggccaaaatcacctgaggagaaagcaaaactctgtttctatttgaattctgtgcaattaggaaagcaagccaAAGAATTGCCCAGTAGAAGTTggaaaatgtgctgttgaattcctggcattggcgacttttAAACTACCCCATTTTTTACACTGTCGCCAGTAgtgtcttttgttctttggaagctttagacttgtaactccctccctctggaagggacacacacagagcaaggccactcttgactgcttgttcCTTGTCCTACCTCTGTGCAccttgcaactgtgccctcagctcacagCGGGTGTCCCTGcgctgccaccagccccatttaggggagctggctgtcactccaagcagccccacacccacatccctggaatgctgctcctGACCAAGAATACACTGACCCAGCTTGACAGAACCatcggttctgagaaggatgttgtcactcttcacatctcgatggatcacatggtttgagtgaagaaaatgcagtccttgcaggcactgagagagaaaacagaaagaggagggccaaaatgagtgatgtgatttcatcccataagaaaggcaacaaagaatctaaaagattccctctgcaggggaatgggcagtaatggcagaacacagtgccactgagaggaagagcttgctgctccagcacttgaagagcaggacctttctgaggaaaggcatgtcagcttctgaaagagcaacagcacctgctgttatAAACTGTGccctgcaaaccagccaggatgactgctgctgcagtgcatgtgctcagaagcaaagagcctTTTGGCTGCACTCCTGTCCTTGTATGCTGAGgcctgagagaaacgagtctctctcttttttctttgctgatcatttccaatcctgccaccagcacctttgctttcacaggcaaggaatgcagtgaagacagactccaggcaaacatttagagaggcaaggtggagaacagcaaatacaaatacatgagcccgagcgagaatacaacagcaggagagaagagtactggcactgagtacagggagtgcaggagcactggcaggcctttcacttgagatgctttttcttgcccatagcacaccagcaacacagaaccaaagcttggcacaggaaatcactgcaggtctgagcccctgtttcccagacaatcctgcccaagcccttggaaacacagatgggattgctgacctcccgactgatggctgctgcctcatcttcatACAGAGCGGTCGTGCTGAGGATGTCGTTCAGGGTGCCTCCGTCCATGtactccagcaccagccagagTTCCTCACCCacaaggtagctgaaagaaggaaagaaggccGTGGAGATGAGcatgcatggctacgttgatttttGCCTCCAGGTTTCTTACTTCCaaatgcctttgtgacaaggacagaatcataGCAATAGatattccctcttggctgtgcattgtttgcaatctgtgcagtctcaagGAGATaagcacagctgtgaaaaaggagatgtcttagatggctagtgagtgaaaaatgcagtttagaaacagcccaggtaaaaaacctgtcaggcatggtgtttctggaaataagcacctagtcttcctggcatgcccagcaatggcaaagagtggcaacaatccaagggaaatccattTTAGGACGGTTCATCAGCACTtcagaaacttgaaaaaatcaatcccaaaacTATGTGGAGGCAGTAAACTTTGAGGCTGATGACtaaggaagatacagctgatccagattttgaataattttggaataattttcaaactaggtgtgccagggaagactcatgcagaagggatgcactctcttctcatccattggagatgagtagagagatatgaataaataaaaattaacagctttactatctgccactgaccaaagtgggtttttaacctcttatgtttgctgtatgtaaatgcaCACATGGGATAAGACCAGAACCACTCACCTGTCTAAaaaattcacaacattgggactcctgtACCTCTTCATGATTTGGATTTCATTAATGCTTCGTTCCATCCTTCTCggtccttgaagatttattttctttatggccacctaaaatgacattgaaaatcagtaacttgagcAGTTGGTGGCAGGAGACAACAACGCACATgaagcgagtgattttgcaatgatacagctgagctgtgccaaactgccttgtgattaggcactgcagtaattaggaactgacattccaacagcccatttctctgctcccttgggagccagttacagaaCATGTGGGGCCgctgacattttgccttgtcCACTTGGTAACAGTTTTGTCTCAgctatcacccacaaacctctgaccacactctcCGCTGCTCTTTCTAGGAttcagaagaagtaatccaTGCCTTAAGACTCTGTGGATCCATCTTGGGcaatgggcagggcttagggcttttagggcacttgcagatctctccctatgtgcaattgccaagtgcagcactgcaggtggctaaggaactaccagtaactttctgatggatttgctggcagccagaatcaagaattcaggactctgaagctgtagccccaaagagcagggaggtgctctaaggcaccacctttgttttagcaatggagagcgagtgagcgcgtccttgtCTGAAAGGAAGCGCTGCCCTgcgtgccttccttccggcagctgaggaggacaaagtgccaaatgtattttgcaggctggcaccagtctaTGCTTCTTGTTCCTTTTCAGCACGGCTCTAGccaagctccagccacagctcacaccagaggagagctgtggggaaagcccctcaagagcagcagagtctgcaggggctgttgacatttacctctcctcctgtggcagtgtcgagtgctttaaaaacatctccaaaactcctagaaacaaaagagaagcagagaaaggagaagccatttagatcttgcactgaaagccagcccacacaggagatctctgctgtaaaTGCCTAAAAGCTGCAGGACTCTGGAAGCATGGAGATGTTCtggacaatgccttctgagcacaATTAGAAATTCTGATCAGCATTGACAATCTAAGCCCAGTGCCTGAACACATTTGCAGCTTGTCTGACTTCACGCTTGATACCTATTCCACCAGCAAAACACCTGATGCATAGTTTTGTAAAATTAGCATTGCTTGGACTCACCCACTGCCAATACTTTCCAGTTCAATGTATTTGATGATAGGATTTTCCGTCTTCACCATTCtgcctgagggaaacaaaatgcaagatgttcactttaaagcagagatcccacctTCTCGGAGATACAAATGGCAGCCCCActgtctggggctctgagccctccctttGTTAGCCAGCTCTGAGGTGGCTAACAacaacaggaacaggaactggaacaacaagaaaagaacagcacGTCCACAgcacaagtctggctggcacagagactgatttcttGCATCCTTTGAAGTGAGAGACCTCTTGgcagcagacacacagggaagcacagggagatggaTTCAGACTACACTGAGACCAGAAGAGAATACATACCAAAGCAAGTAAGTTTGTCCTCTAGAAACATTGAGGAGAGCTGGAACTAAGAGTGCCTTTGTTTTCTTGGGAATAAACACTGCGAGATTTAGAAAAGGTTTCCCACTTGCTAAGATTAAATGCACCTGCACATCCCGAATCAATTCCTCTGAACAGATGTCAAGTTCAGAACAGGAGGAATATTGCCAAGTGTTCCCATCTTTTCCACCTTGCAGCAGTTTGCCAATAGAATGCCTTCCCagttgtaaaccagagcagctcatgccAGAACCAATCGcgacggggctttcagcatcaggaccctcaccctttatgagcaggctgagctcaaagacgCCCTTGCCCGTGCCCCGCGTGAAGAACCACGCCGCTTCTCTTCACCCTGACAGCGCGGATCAGTCGCTCCCATTGCACTCGCCCTCTCGGCACCGCACACCTCCCCATCTACCCAACTCAGCACGGCGGGCACGGGCACAGAGGACAGCAGTGCTCCTCAGGCacccctgtgacacagagagctgcccagaggagatgctgaCCCTCTTGTGAGTCCAGGCCATGCGAGGCAGAAGCCGGCCCAGAGAaggggctgctgcctcaggcagCTCCGCGCTGCAGCAGCCGGGCAGCAGCGGGAccctcccagctaaggaaggctccagcctctgcagtccctgcagccctcaggggcagggcagcgaccacaacCAGGCTGGCAAAggccaagcatgagcactgacaggcactgatgggaagaagccagagtgagcctgagcccgGTACAAGCttttgcccccattcaggacacaacaggatgggctttgagatcagccccATCGAGGTGtggatcagtgccctttttgtcccaacaggtgatggtaGACACAGAATCCCCTGGGCTCTCTTCTCAACTCTACCAggtcttatctgagagcacagcactggcagctgttacaggcaagaagcagattcattgggttgtgctgcagaatcacaaagggcttgatttGTTCTTCTAGAGACTGATCTCAGCAGGCCTTCTACCAGTGGCTAGAACTCAAgcagtcacagccttctgctgatgcaggaacaattcctgcttctgcctttggcagagagggaagcccAGGCAAACTCCAGCCAGCCTAAGCTGCCctctgaggcagcaggaacacccagagctctctcttgctgccttggagcaatgccagcacttctgtgaccCTGAAGTGAGGAGAGCCCTTTGGTACAGCTGTGCTGACATGTGCACACAatacactgtccctcagataagaaagacAGCAGACGTACTGTGTTGCTCCAGGGAGTCACCCGCCATCTCctgttgcagagcagcagctgggtcagcatGGGAGGTGAACCAAGTGCTCAGGCTCCACGTCTTTGGCTGGGGAGCAAAGGCTCCTTGGGGCGgcattgctgcagcagcttcagtgtcAGAGTTGGTGTAGATCTGAGAGAAGAAATGAGTTGATGTCAGGAAGGTGTGGCAGAGATTGCCCTGAAATGCAAGAGAGATTGCCATTTGAAATGCAAGCCCTTAGGAAGCTGCTGTTAgccacatgcagagctcttcAACTGGATTGCTTTGGATGTCCACTTGTGAAACCAAATGGTCAAAACCAAAGACTGATTTTACTCAAGTTCATAGCCACTTTCTTGTTCTAAAGGATGACTGCAGCAACGACCGCTCCACTTCCTCTCAAAgactcctttccccctcctaggtctgcagatacatttgcagctcctcattcTAATGTTCTACCTCCTGCCatgaaattctcttttactGCACCTTCCTCGGGACGTGCttatcctgcagcatctctggatgGTACAGTTCCTGGGCCTCATGCCAGCCTCGGGGCTCTTGGTTGCCCATCACTTGCTGGAACTCGCTGCAGGCTGCCAGGTAGGATGGCGAACCTtccacctcaagtcaaacagaacaaagcagtcagagactacagcttgtccccgtcagccaggagtcatcgactgggAAGAAGTAAAGGACAGGAGCAGATTCACAAGGGTTACAGACAGCTTGTAGCCTGTATTCCAAATCTATGTGAGTGACCGTGTTCACctgcaaaaacacctcaagaaacaaGGTCACCTGGAAGAAGGCAGCAGGAGTTCATTGGGATGACTGCTGGCTAAATGGCCAAGGGAGTAATGCCACTGTCTAGAGCATCAGCTGTgattcagcagagcaggaagtgtccttgagagcagctctgacagaggcCTCATcaggatggcactcagaggcaacACCCCAcccccctgctgctctgcactgcaaaggcaaggagggcagaaaccacccctTGGGTGACTGCAGTGCCTGTTGCTATTTCTCTCGCTTTTCTAGAGCCTTTTACTCCTGAAGGAGGcgattaattttctctttgatgaTTTCAATTTTTTCGTCTGGCCTCTTCTTCCTTGCCTTGATCCTAGCCTCAGTTTCCTGTAGTTGTGCCGGCACCTGTTTGTCCATGTTCTGTAAACAACAATGGAAAGGACTCTCTTTCATGAGTGGAGCGGCTGCCATTCTTTCATTCACCTGTTTTTGTTGACTGTCCCTCTGCATAGGGAGATTCTTCTCTTCTTGGATGTCTTCATTCCAcctcttcactgccatgtcACTCTGAGattcgggcagctctgcttgtggttctaccttgatgttctgtgcacacaaaagcagagcaagtgaCTGGAAGCTGTCATCAGGCTcaccttttccctctttttgcctcaaaatcacatggattcagccacttctttctgcttccctacccacatctgcttccactgtaaccctcctgtcccagggctgatctctgcagattccaaggctctgtgcttccagtgcctgtgggattTCTGGCCTCCTCAGCCCCAAGAGCTGTGGTTTATGCccttcttcctgcccttccctctgtgccctggccagtcaggcttacctggcctttctcctgtggctcttccacctgctgcccaagctgctcttcctgctgtcgggctgggaacagctgtccctgagtctggcatggcatctctgatgaagcagtgtgctcctgctctctctcaagaagcacctgcacagaaagcgagagaagatgggtttcagcttcccatatgacctttgtgggccaagactccaagactgctgggctcacacgttcccaaagcactgtgctgctgctctgctgggtcattctctgtttgaggggaggcacagattccaaagtgaccctggctcTACAATTAGGGGCCAACTGGGACTGAAGCTGCaagagcctctcaggcagctgacagggaaggtgtgGCATTTTCAAGGGTCTGGggagggcctccctctgcttctaccatgtcctgtttgtctctcctgaagggatgcaTTTAGGTGAGcattgcatcttccactgctttggagcagagccaggaagattcaaatagatagatagatagacagatctcacttttataatctctctttactgtaCTGTGggatttacattctttgaatggagagagatataattctctctcctaggcttttttttaaggaagtgtAGTGAGAAActtagagaagaagagaaaacaattattatctctacttgctgttcttgttgTTTAGtccatgaagaatgtgttatagcGATTGTTTACTGTAAGTGATTTGTTATTGCATTTTAGTGACAGTTGTTTGGATTGATTAGCTAATTAGATAAAAgactgtgtggagacagtcactAGTTTTGCTTTAgtatctttttagtatagtatttccatagtatagttttaacatagtactagtgtaatataacatagcttaataaagaatttgtttaaacttctaaacCACAGAgtcaaagcacatttttcgccacCTGGGGGTCACCCGGGATCAATAATGTTCTTTCTGTTGCTACACACATTATCACTTGGTAGCAGTGCCCCAATCAgaagccatcctgaacttgctctcctgttgcttcagtaacccacactcttggggtcTCTGGAGC encodes the following:
- the LOC131571279 gene encoding serine/threonine-protein kinase PAK 1-like — translated: IKKINLQGPRRMERSINEIQIMKRYRSPNVVNFLDSYLVGEELWLVLEYMDGGTLNDILSTTALYEDEAAAISRECLQGLHFLHSNHVIHRDVKSDNILLRTDGSVKLGDFGLSTQLSPEQSRRCSVVGTPWWLAPEVLTSQPYGPKVDIWSFGIVGIEMIEQEPPYWNQSPITQALFNAAHTSIAGLFFFSVIIAQLSLTDILLAEDLSLPYPL